The proteins below are encoded in one region of Nitrososphaerota archaeon:
- a CDS encoding AAA family ATPase, giving the protein MDQRRLLDSIFTRAAKGSRIIKDPEPLRPDYIPPKLLFRDEQIAAVAQIVAPILRRQRCSNILLYGKTGTGKTATARLVLKELAAKAKDLNLTICLCYSNCRLAGTEYRVILDLADTVGVNLPFTGLSLGEAYSRVASQISDKNLNLLVVLDEIDFLAKNSSGNLLYELTRSHDILSPGSVSLIGISNDLRFKELLDPRVLSSLGEEEMVFPPYSVEELRLILEDRVKLAFNEACITDAAINLCAALAGSEHGDARRAVDLLRVSAEVAEREGSTRVEERHIRIALQKMEQDRLIEALKVLPLQAKLVLLAVVRCETAPTTGSIYKTYSTLGERVSVEILTPRRVSGILSELDMQGLVSADVLSKGRYGRSKQVTLLVPKSLILDVFAQDPVVSSLI; this is encoded by the coding sequence TTGGATCAAAGGAGGCTGCTTGATTCAATATTTACGAGGGCGGCGAAAGGTTCGAGGATCATTAAAGATCCAGAGCCCTTGAGACCTGACTATATTCCGCCGAAACTCCTTTTCAGAGATGAGCAAATAGCTGCTGTAGCGCAGATCGTCGCGCCTATCCTGCGTAGGCAACGTTGTTCTAACATTCTCCTTTATGGAAAGACCGGAACAGGTAAGACCGCCACCGCTCGCCTGGTTCTCAAGGAATTGGCTGCGAAAGCAAAAGATCTTAACCTAACGATCTGTCTTTGTTACTCTAATTGTAGGTTAGCTGGCACCGAGTATAGGGTTATTTTGGATCTTGCTGATACCGTTGGCGTTAATTTACCCTTTACAGGCTTATCTCTTGGTGAGGCGTACAGTAGGGTCGCTTCTCAGATCTCAGACAAGAATCTAAATCTGCTTGTCGTGCTCGATGAGATAGATTTTTTGGCGAAGAATTCATCTGGTAATCTTCTTTACGAATTAACACGTTCACATGACATTCTAAGCCCGGGTAGTGTTTCGTTGATTGGAATATCAAACGATCTTAGGTTTAAGGAACTCCTTGATCCCCGCGTTTTGAGCAGTTTAGGTGAGGAGGAGATGGTTTTTCCACCCTACTCCGTCGAAGAGCTACGACTAATTTTAGAGGATCGCGTCAAGCTTGCCTTTAACGAGGCGTGTATAACTGATGCTGCAATAAATCTCTGCGCCGCCTTAGCGGGTTCAGAGCATGGAGATGCTAGGAGAGCAGTTGATTTGCTGAGGGTGTCTGCTGAAGTAGCTGAGCGGGAGGGTTCTACGAGGGTTGAAGAACGGCATATTAGAATTGCGCTACAGAAGATGGAGCAGGATAGGTTGATTGAAGCGCTTAAAGTCCTTCCTCTTCAAGCGAAGCTGGTTCTCTTGGCTGTTGTGCGGTGTGAGACCGCGCCGACGACAGGTTCAATCTATAAGACGTATTCTACCTTAGGTGAGAGGGTGAGTGTGGAGATTCTTACGCCTAGGAGGGTAAGTGGGATACTTTCTGAATTAGATATGCAGGGGTTGGTATCTGCTGACGTTTTAAGTAAGGGGCGTTACGGTCGATCTAAACAGGTTACTCTTTTGGTGCCTAAATCACTTATTCTGGATGTGTTCGCTCAAGATCCTGTTGTATCCTCTCTTATTTAG